The following DNA comes from Microthrixaceae bacterium.
AGAAACTCCGGGTTTGTTGGTTAGATCCGGCCGTTGATGCGGTCGGGGTAGTGGATGGTCAGGGTGTTCAAAATGGTTTTCCAGCCTCGGATTTGGCCGGTGAGGTCTTGGCGGTTCGGCCTTCGACGGGTAGCGATCAGGTACAGGACTTTCATCGCGGACGGCTCGTTGGGGAAGTGGCCGCGGTGACGGTGCGGAGGCGGGGAGGATGGTGTCCGAGACTGGGGTGAGGCAACCCGACTCGGCGTCCTCAACTACCTCGGCAAGTGGCGTGGTCTGAGCGTCCCGGGCTTAGGGTTCGACGATGCCGTCCGCCGCGCTGCCGTAGAGCGCCGAGGCGAACTCGTAGTAGTTCGGGCCCTGGCGCAGGTGATTTCCGCCGTCGACCGTGATCGTCTCGCCGGTGATGAACGATGACTCGGGGCCACACAGGAAACGAACCAGCGGCGCGACGTCGTCGACGTTGCCGAATCGGCTGATCGGCATCGCGTCGAGGTAACTCTGCCCGACCGAATTGTCGGGGGTGATCATCGACACGAGATCGGTTTCGATGATGCCGGGGTTGACCGCGTTGGCCCGGACCCCGACCTGGCCCAATTCATCCGCGATCGTCTTCACCAACATGTCGATACCGGCCTTGGCCGCGCTGTAGGGGGCCATGAACGGGTGGGTGATCGACGACGCCAGCGACGAGATCGCGACCAGCGAGCCACCGCCGTTGCGGCCCATGACGGCCCCCGCGTGCTTGAAGGTGAGAAACGTGCCGGTGAGACAGACGTTGAGGACACGGTTCCACTCGTCCAACGACGTGGCGATCACCGGCCCGAGCGTGCCGTCGCCGGCCGCGGCCACCACCATGTCGAGACGTCCCGTGGGCTCGCACGCGGCGGCGACCGCGGCCCTGACATCCTCCTCGTTGCCGACGTCACCGCTGTGCTCGGTGACGGCCGCGCCGTCGACGACGTCCTCGCGAAGGCTCGCTGCGGCGGCCGCCAGCTTTTCGGCGTTGCGGCCCATGATCGTGACCGAGGCTCCATCTCGAACGAGCGCTCGAGCCGAGGCCAATCCAATTCCGCTTCCGCCGCCGGTGACGAGTGCGGACATTCCTTGGAGGGTGTGGGTCTGAGCCATGGGTGGATGTTATGGGCTGCGTAGCTCCGTCGATGACGAAGAATCTACGCTGGCAGGTCATGGATCATCCCCAGTCCTCTCACCATCCCGAGACCCATTCGAGCGATGGCGCCGACGGCTCAATCGATGAGATGACAACCTCGGAGGCGGACGACGGCACCGAGGAGGCCGAATCGCTCGTACACGCCGCCGAAGAGCGTGCCGCTTCGGCCGCCCGCCTTGCTGAGGCGCTGGAAATTCTCGCGGCAGCGGAGCCGGTGGCGTACCACAAGTCCCTGACAGCATTACTTCGCACGGGCCACGACAGCCTGTTGAAGCCGATGCCCTATGACGCGTCGAAGGACTATCACGATCCGAGCTGCGTGGTTGTCGACCCCGTTCCCGAGGGCCTCGACACCATGCGGCTGTACAGCCGATTCGCGTACCGGGATTTCGACCGGGTCCTGGCTGACCCGATCAACGATCCCCGCTACGACCATCTCCTCACCAGCCTCTACCACCTCACGGTCAATGAGGGCTGCAACGTTGCGGTGGTGACCAATCACGGAGAACTCCATGACATCGCACTCGTTCTGTCAGCGTTGGTTCTGGCGTTGTGCGATGAGGACCGGACCTTCGGAGTCCTCGGTGAACACGTGGGACTCGACGAGTTCACCGATCGTTCGAACTTGTTGTTGAGTCGTATGGTGGCGACCACCGAAGTGTTCAACATCGCGACCACTGAGGTGTTGCGGCTCATGTGTCGGACCTTCTACAGCGTCCCTCAGACGGCGAGTCGTCGCCGATCCAAACTCGACCCCGACCTGGCCCGCGCCAACAACCTCGTGATGCGTCACCTGCTCGAGCAACGCCTCGAGGGAGGCGGGCAGATCCTTGCGATGGCCGCGAGCGGGAGTCAGGACATCTCGGTCGCCAGCGGCCTCGCTCGAAAGATCCGGGCGGCATTTCGTGCTCGGCGGGGCGACGTGCGCGAGGACACGCCGAGTCTGCATCTGCAGCCGCTCTACAACGGCACGATGAACCTGATGATGACCTGCGATTACGTGGTGCCGATCGCCATTTCGCTCGACCAGGATCATCCGGCCTGTGAGATCGGTTCGCTCACCAAGGTGCGCACCCAGGACGACTGCCACGAGGTGATGAACTGGATCGCGTCGGCTCACGAGTCGGCGACGGGAATCCCCACGATCTATCACCAACGCGAGGACGACCTGCTGACCCAGGTGCGCGACGCCCTCAGGTCGTGATGCCCTCAGGTCGTGATGCCCACCGGGCGGCTCGGGTCAGATGACGCCGAAGGCCATCATGGCGTCGGCAACCTTCAAGAAGCCAGCGACGTTGGCACCGAGCACGTAGTTGCCTGGGTCGCCGTATTCCTCGGCCGCCTCGATGCACTGTGTGTGGATGCCCTGCATGATCTTTTGCAGCCGCTCCTCGGTGTATTCGAACGTCCACGAATCGCGGCTGGCGTTCTGTTGCATTTCGAGCGCTGAGGTCGCGACGCCGCCGGCATTGGCCGCCTTACCCGGGCCGTAGGCGATCTTCGCCGCCTGGAAGACCTCGATCGCCTCGGGGGTTGAAGGCATGTTCGCACCCTCCGACACAGCGATCACCCCGTTTCGCACGAGCGTCTCGGCGTCCTGGCCCGTCAGCTCGTTCTGGGTCGCGCTTGGAAGGGCAACCTGGCAGGGCACATCCCAGATGCTCCCTCCGGACACGAACTTCGCCGAGCCGCGGCGATCGGCATAGGTGGAAATTCGGCCGCGCTCGACGAGCTTGATCTCCTTCAGCAGGTCGAGGTCGATGCCGTTCTCGTCGTAGATGTACCCGGCCGAGTCGGAGGCTGCGACGACCTTGCCGCCGAGTTGGTGGACCTTTTCGATGGCGTAGATCGCGACGTTGCCCGACCCCGACACCACGGTGGTCTTGTCGTCGAGGGTCTCGCCGCGGGCCTTGAGCATCTCTTCGGCGAAGAAAGTTGCGCCGTAGCCGGTCGCCTCGGTGCGCACGAGCGCGCCACCCCAGGTCAGCCCTTTGCCGGTGAGCACGGCCGACTCGTAACGGTTGGTGATGCGCTTGTACTGCCCGAACAAATAGCCGATCTCGCGTCCACCCACACCGATGTCGCCTGCGGGAACGTCGGTGTACTCGCCGAGATGCCGGTAGAGCTCGGTCATGAAGCTCTGGCAAAACCGCATGATCTCACCGTCGGATTTTCCCTTGGGGTCGAAATCGGAGCCGCCTTTGCCGCCACCGATCGGCATGCCCGTCAAGGCGTTCTTGAACGTCTGTTCGAAACCGAGGAACTTGATGATGCCCACGTTGACCGAGGGGTGGAATCGCAGGCCGCCCTTGAAGGGACCGAGGGCGCTGTTGAACTCGACGCGAAAGCCCCGATTGATCTGGATACACCCCTCGTCGTCGACCCACGGAACCCGGAAGATGATCTGGCGTTCCGGCTCACAGACGCGTTCGATCAGGCGTTGTTCGGCCATCTCCGGGTGCTTTTTCAGCACGACCTCAAGGGTGTCGAGCACCTCTTTGACCGCCTGGTGGAACTCGCTTTCCCCAGGGTTTCGGTGCGCCACCAGGTTGAATGCGTCGGCAAGGTACTGATCGGTCACGGCGGGGTCCCTCTCGTTGTTCGCGGTTGCCCGAACCGACGGGCACCGCAATTCAGCCACCTGCCCGGCTCGCCGGCTCCGTTGGCGGCGCGATGGGTCTCGGTGCAGTGTTGTCGTGGCCCTGATTGCGTCGAGGACACGGTTTGATCGCCCCCGCTGCCTCGTCGATCAGCCGACGCCGTTGTCGGTTGATCGCTCGCGACGATCTGCTGCGCGGCCGGTTGTGCGGTGAACACTACCGAATGTCGTCCCAGAGCGAAAAAGGGCCGCGTGCTCGTCCCGTAGTGAAGCCGATATCGCTGCGGATGTGTGACGCCGGTCAACGGAGTCGTGCCGTGAGGAACGCGAACCCGAACGCTGAGACGTCCCGGAGCGTGTCGCGGTCGGTGATGACGAGCGGGTCGCCGGCCTCGACCGCGTCGAGACACGCACGAGCGACCTCGGACGGATCGCCAAATGTCGATCGGGGTGGGTCGACAGCGCGGCCTTGGTAGTCGGCCTCCGCAGCGAACAGGTTGGTGGCGGTGATGCCGACCAACGCGACGGTCGTCGGGCGCACCGATCCTGCGGAGAGCCCGTAGTTGAGCGCTGCGGCCTTCGTGGCGCCGTACAACGCACCCGGTGCCTCGGGCGCTACGGCAGAGCGACTCGAGATGATCAGGGCGCGACCACTTGGTGTGGTTGGAGCGGTCAGCGTCCGAGCGACGCCGACGAGGTTGATGTCGATGAGGCGTCGCACGGCGTCCTCGGTGAGGGGCCGATGGCGAGTCGAATCGACGACGCCAGCGTTTGCCACGATGAGGTCGATCGGGGCGAGCGAACCGAAGTCGAAGGTTCGAACGTCGCCGTCGAGGTGGGTGATGCCGGCAACGTCACACGTTGGGGGGGTCACGTCCACCGACGTGACCGATGCGCCCCTGGAGACAAGTTCCTTGCACAACTCCGCCCCGATTCCGGATGAACCGCCGGTCACCAAGGCGTGCCGCTCGGCGAGTGAATACCGGCTGTACTTCCGAACGCGTGGGCCGATCGCTCGTGCGTACCGTGCGGTCCTCCACCAGGCGGTGCTCACTCGTGACAGGTTGTGCGCAGCATGCATCGCGGGTCTTCCGTTCAGGTGCTGGCCAAAGGCACGGAGCGAGAATCGGCGACCACTCTACCCTAACGTAAGGGTAGAGTGGTCGCGGCGCTCGCTGTGACCTGGTGGGACATGCTCAGGTCAGCACTGTCCGACGGGAGCGACGAGCGCGCTCGCGGGGTCAGGGGCGAAGCTTGGCGGAGTCGATCTCGGCTCGCATGGTTGCGGTGAGGGCCTTGGCTTCGTCGAGTTGGCGGGCGAGCTTTGCGCACCGCTCCTCGGCCCTCGACAGGCTGGCCGTGAGATAGTCGAGTTCGGCTGGGCTGAGTGCCTCGCCGCGTTCGAGCTGATCGCGGATCCTTAGCAGATCTCCCGATTCTTCGAGGGTGAATCCGAGCGGCTTCATCGCCTTGATGTGTTTCAACCGTGCGACGTCATCGTCGGTGTACAGCCGGAATCCCCCGGGGGAACGCCCAGAGGGGGTGACCAGGCCGACCTCGTCGTAATGGCGAATCGTGCGTTGCGAAAGCCCCACCTGATCCTCCACGGCGCCGATCTGGTGGAGCCGAGCGGTCGTGTCGTGGTGGGTCATCAAGGGTCCTTGCTCCGGGTGAGTCGATCGTAGATGCCTCACGGACGGTCAAGGGTGGAATCGGCGCCCTCGACAGGAATCGAACCTGTGGCCTACCGCTTAGGAGGCGGTCGCTCTATCCAACTGAGCTACGAGGGCGGACGCCGCCGGATGTTACGCGGCGGTCGAACGCGGCTCAATCGGGGCGTTCGATTAGTGAATCTCGCGGAACTCGGAATCGTTGTCGACGCGGCACGAGCGGTGCATGAACGCTGGCTGGCCGTCGACCGGGCGACCTCCGACGGTGCCGAGGATGTGAACGACTCGCACAACCTCTGGGTCACCGGGGGCTGCGGGACGTCGGCAACGAGGACAGAACGCCGCTTGTGAGTGTTCGGCGGTCGCGTCGGCGGGCATGAATCGGTCAAGGTCCCCGAGTCGCTCGAGGAATTCCTCGGCCTCATCGGACGCATCCAGGTCGATGCGTTGCGCCGAAACGAATCGGTCGAGGTCGTCGAGGCGCTCGAGAAAATCGCTGGCCTCGTCGGAACCCGAATCGCCTGAGCTGACGGAATCGCCCAAGTGATCGATGGCGGGGGAGAACGTGGCGTCAGGGGCTCCGACGAACTGATCGAGTTCGCTCAGCCGCTGAAGGAAGTCGTCGGCTTCGTCGGTGTCGTCGTCATCCTGGCGAAGGTCGGTGAAAGAGTTCATCGCTACGTCCTGGCCGAGGTCGCGCACCCTGCGCGACTCGTGAACCTTCTCATTCGGTTGATTGAGGTCGAACCTGAAGGATCCCGAGCGCAGAAAACCCAAACGGCCCACGTCGCAAGACGTGGGCCGTTCGGTATCGCGTAGGTCGATCAGACCGCGAGCAGGTCCTTGGCACCAGTGTCGGAGCTCGGGTGGCGCAGCTTCGACATGGCCCGCGCTTCGATCTGGCGGATGCGTTCACGGGTCAGGTTGAAGTGCTCCCCGACCTCCTCAAGGGTGCGCGGTTCGCCGCGATCGAGCCCGAAACGGAGCTTGAGGATCTGGCGTTCGCGTTCGTCGAGTGGGCCGAGCAGGCGGTTGATCTGCTCGGGCAGCAACGCGACGGCCGCGGCATCGAATGGCGACTCGGCGCCGCGGTCTTCGATCATGTCGCCGAGTTCGGCGTCGCCGTCAGCGCGAAGCGGCTCCGACAACGACAAGGTGTCGGCGGCGTAGCGCATGGCCTCGGTGACCTTGGCGACCGGCATGTCGAGTTCCTCGGCGAGTTCCAGCAGGGTGGCCGGGCGACCGAGGGTGGTTTCGAGCCGGAATCGGGCCTTTTGGAGTCGGCTCAGCACGTCGCCTGCATGCACTGGAAGTCGAATCGTGCGACCGGTGTTCGCGATGCCGCGGGTGATCGCCTGGCGGATCCACCACGTGGCGTAGGTCGAGAACTTGAAACCCTTGCGCCAGTCGAACTTCTCGACGGCGTGAATCAGGCCAAGGTTGCCCTCTTGAATGAGGTCGAGGAGGGGCAACCCGGATGCCTGGTATTTCTTTGCGATGGAGACGACCAGGCGAAGGTTCGACTGAACGAACGCGAGTTCCGCTTCCTCGCCAGTGCGGATGAGGCGGCGAAGTTCGCGTTTGCGGGCTGCGGTGAGCGAGCCGTCGGCTGCCTCCATCTCCGCCTTCGCCGCGGTGCCGGCTTCGATGGCCTTTGCGAGTTCGACCTCCCCGTCCTTGGTGAGGAGCGGATATTGGCCGATGTCGCTCAGGTAGAGGCGAACAAGGTCTTCTTCGTCGCGTTCGGGACGCTGCTTAGCCAAGAGAGCACAACCTTTGAGATCCGTGGATGACCGCCGCGTCGCAACGGCGCGGGGAGTCGCGATCCGTTTGGATCGACAATTGATAGTACGGGTGGCGTCAAGAGGGTTGGCCTCGGTATCTGCACCATGTGTCATGGGTAACACCAGCGATGGAGGGATGCGGGCGAGGGAATTGTGGGCAAGGGGCTATCGTCAGCCCATGGTGAGCTGGAGCGATCCCCCATCGCCGCGGCTGAGGCGGCTGGTCGACGAACTCGACGAGCACGGCGTCGACCTCGACGTCGAGAACCCACTCGACCGCCTCGTTGCCGAGGAGATCGACTACGCACTGCATCCGCTGATCCATGAGCGGCGCGTGCCGACGTACGGAGCGGTGATCGCTCCGACGGTCGACCGGTCTCGTTGGCGCAAGACCACCAACCTTGAGGTGACCTCGCGCTCATTGCGCGACCTGCAGCGCAGCGACGCCCGACGGTTCGCCGATGGCGCCTCGAGTTGGCTCGTGTTGAGCGGCGACGGAGCCCAGAAACTCGCGGTGTTTGACCGTCCGGCAAGTTCGGAACGAGACGTGGTGGTGATGGTCGACGCGTTCGGCGCGGCGATCGTGCAACGCCATTCCTCGGGAACCGTCCGCTATGCGAGCGAGCACGGTGTCATGCGTTGGGACGGGATGAGTTGGCACCGAGAGCCGCTCGTGACGCGGTGGATTTCGGCGATGCGCACCTGGGGTGGAAACGCTCAACACTCCCTGGCCACGCTGCTGGCCTTTGCGGTACACGACCTCGGGGCGCGCGGCATCGGCGCACTGTTGATCATGCAGAACACGCTCACGAGCAGCCCGGCGTTCGAACAGCGGATGGCCGAACCGCCCCCGCTCGACATTGCGGTTCCCGAGGATCTGACGCCGTTACGTCACGTCCTCGCCCAGATCGACGGTGCGGCGGTATTCGACAATTCGGGGATTCTGCGTCAGATCGGCGTTCGTTTGAACCCGAGTGCGGCGGCGGTTGCCGACGTCGACGGGCACCGCGGCATGCGCCACACCTCCGGTCGTCGGTACTCGTTCGACGATCCCGAGTCGATCGTCATCGTCGTGAGTGAGGACGGTCCGGTCACGATGATGCGAAACGGGGTGATCCTGGGGCGAACCGACGCACAGGCATAGGCTGCCCGAGTGGCTCGATTCTTGAAACAATTCGCGGTGATCGGGGCGGCGGTAGCGGCCCTTGGGGCCGGGTTGGCCGGCGGTACGGTCGTTCCGGTCTCCGTGGCCGGGGCGCAGGAGTCGACGGCTCCGACCTGCGCTGCCGACGGTTCGGTGCAGACGATGACCGGAACGGTGAGTGCCGATCAGGCGAAGACCTATCTGCTCCTCCCGTTCGAGGTTCCCGAGGGCGCAACCCGCGTCGAGGTCGGCTACTCGTGGGCCCCGTCGGAGGGCACGACGCTCGATCTTGGGTTGTGGGATGCCTCCGGGACCTCCGGGCCCGATGCGTTTCGCGGCTGGGGTGGCTCGCGTCAGGGTCGGCTCGACAAGGGCATGCCGCGGGCGTGGGTCTCCGCCGAGACGGCCGATCGGGCGTTCACCCCTGGCGATATCGAGCCGGGAACGTGGAACGTGGAACTCGGCTTGGCGGAAATCGCAGCCGAGGGCGCCACGTACACGGTCGAGATCTCGTGCAGCGATGGTCCGGCGGGGCGCGAAACGCCTGCCGACCCCGTCGACGCGGACCATGTCGCCAACCCCGACCCGGGCTGGTACCGCGGCGATTTCCACATGCACTCGTGGAACTCGTTGCCAGAGGCCCCCGACTACGAGGGGACGGTGCAATACGGCCGCGATGCGCAACTCGACATCATGCCGATCACCGAATACGTGGTGACCCGCCACCATCGGGAACTCGGAGCGGTACAGCGGGCGAACCCGGATGTGTTGATCTGGCCGGGCAGGGAGGTCATCACCTATTTCGGACACGCCATCGTGTTGGGAGAGACGCCGAACACGATCGAATACCGGGAGGGGTTCGACGGTGTCACGCTACGCGGCATCCAGCGCGACTCGATCGCCGACGGGGCGTTGTTCGGCGTGGCGCATCCCACGGTGTTCCCCGAAGCGGAGTTCGGCAGCCTGTGTCGCGGGTGTGAGTTTCAACTGAGCGACGACATCGACTGGGATGCGGTGACGACGTTGGAACTCGTGACCAACACGCCGGTCGTGGGTGACGTCGAGAACCCGTTCATCCAGACGGCGATCGACTACTGGCAAGGCCTGTTGGACGCCGGGCACCGGATCACGGCGGTCAGCGGATCCGACGACAAGCGCGGCCCCGCCCTCGGTTCGACCGCAACGATGGTCTATGCGAAGGAGTTGTCGCGAGGAGCGGTGACCGAGGCACTCGAGGCGGGGCACACCTACATCCAGGTTCGAGGCGCCGCCGACTCGCCCACGGTGGAATTCACCGGGGCATCCGGCGGGGCCGAGGCGATGATGGGCGATTCGCTCCGAGCCGACTCTGTGAGTTTCAGCGCCACGGTTCGCGACGGAGACGGCCAGACGCTGCACATCATCCGCAACGGAGCCGAGGTCGAGGCCGTGCCGGTCGTCGGGTCCGAGTTCACCTACACGTGGGATGCCGAGCGGGGCGAGGACGGTGGGGGTCTCGGAACGACGGTGCGCATCGAGGTGAGCGATGCGACCTCCCGCACGGTCATCACCAATCCGATCTTCCTCGTCGACCACGAACCGAGTCCGACCACCGAAGCTGTTTCGCCCACGACCGAGGCGGCCGCGCCCGAGCCCCTCGGGAACGCCGCCGGTGATGACGGCAGCCCGGCCGCCCTCATCGCCGGGATCGCAGTGGCACTGGTCGCGCTCGTGGTCGGCGGCGTTGCCGTGG
Coding sequences within:
- a CDS encoding MerR family transcriptional regulator — encoded protein: MTHHDTTARLHQIGAVEDQVGLSQRTIRHYDEVGLVTPSGRSPGGFRLYTDDDVARLKHIKAMKPLGFTLEESGDLLRIRDQLERGEALSPAELDYLTASLSRAEERCAKLARQLDEAKALTATMRAEIDSAKLRP
- a CDS encoding CehA/McbA family metallohydrolase; this translates as MARFLKQFAVIGAAVAALGAGLAGGTVVPVSVAGAQESTAPTCAADGSVQTMTGTVSADQAKTYLLLPFEVPEGATRVEVGYSWAPSEGTTLDLGLWDASGTSGPDAFRGWGGSRQGRLDKGMPRAWVSAETADRAFTPGDIEPGTWNVELGLAEIAAEGATYTVEISCSDGPAGRETPADPVDADHVANPDPGWYRGDFHMHSWNSLPEAPDYEGTVQYGRDAQLDIMPITEYVVTRHHRELGAVQRANPDVLIWPGREVITYFGHAIVLGETPNTIEYREGFDGVTLRGIQRDSIADGALFGVAHPTVFPEAEFGSLCRGCEFQLSDDIDWDAVTTLELVTNTPVVGDVENPFIQTAIDYWQGLLDAGHRITAVSGSDDKRGPALGSTATMVYAKELSRGAVTEALEAGHTYIQVRGAADSPTVEFTGASGGAEAMMGDSLRADSVSFSATVRDGDGQTLHIIRNGAEVEAVPVVGSEFTYTWDAERGEDGGGLGTTVRIEVSDATSRTVITNPIFLVDHEPSPTTEAVSPTTEAAAPEPLGNAAGDDGSPAALIAGIAVALVALVVGGVAVGRRGRSGTSGVS
- the gdhA gene encoding NADP-specific glutamate dehydrogenase, which produces MTDQYLADAFNLVAHRNPGESEFHQAVKEVLDTLEVVLKKHPEMAEQRLIERVCEPERQIIFRVPWVDDEGCIQINRGFRVEFNSALGPFKGGLRFHPSVNVGIIKFLGFEQTFKNALTGMPIGGGKGGSDFDPKGKSDGEIMRFCQSFMTELYRHLGEYTDVPAGDIGVGGREIGYLFGQYKRITNRYESAVLTGKGLTWGGALVRTEATGYGATFFAEEMLKARGETLDDKTTVVSGSGNVAIYAIEKVHQLGGKVVAASDSAGYIYDENGIDLDLLKEIKLVERGRISTYADRRGSAKFVSGGSIWDVPCQVALPSATQNELTGQDAETLVRNGVIAVSEGANMPSTPEAIEVFQAAKIAYGPGKAANAGGVATSALEMQQNASRDSWTFEYTEERLQKIMQGIHTQCIEAAEEYGDPGNYVLGANVAGFLKVADAMMAFGVI
- a CDS encoding DNA integrity scanning protein DisA nucleotide-binding domain protein, translating into MVSWSDPPSPRLRRLVDELDEHGVDLDVENPLDRLVAEEIDYALHPLIHERRVPTYGAVIAPTVDRSRWRKTTNLEVTSRSLRDLQRSDARRFADGASSWLVLSGDGAQKLAVFDRPASSERDVVVMVDAFGAAIVQRHSSGTVRYASEHGVMRWDGMSWHREPLVTRWISAMRTWGGNAQHSLATLLAFAVHDLGARGIGALLIMQNTLTSSPAFEQRMAEPPPLDIAVPEDLTPLRHVLAQIDGAAVFDNSGILRQIGVRLNPSAAAVADVDGHRGMRHTSGRRYSFDDPESIVIVVSEDGPVTMMRNGVILGRTDAQA
- a CDS encoding sigma-70 family RNA polymerase sigma factor; translation: MAKQRPERDEEDLVRLYLSDIGQYPLLTKDGEVELAKAIEAGTAAKAEMEAADGSLTAARKRELRRLIRTGEEAELAFVQSNLRLVVSIAKKYQASGLPLLDLIQEGNLGLIHAVEKFDWRKGFKFSTYATWWIRQAITRGIANTGRTIRLPVHAGDVLSRLQKARFRLETTLGRPATLLELAEELDMPVAKVTEAMRYAADTLSLSEPLRADGDAELGDMIEDRGAESPFDAAAVALLPEQINRLLGPLDERERQILKLRFGLDRGEPRTLEEVGEHFNLTRERIRQIEARAMSKLRHPSSDTGAKDLLAV
- a CDS encoding SDR family NAD(P)-dependent oxidoreductase; translation: MHAAHNLSRVSTAWWRTARYARAIGPRVRKYSRYSLAERHALVTGGSSGIGAELCKELVSRGASVTSVDVTPPTCDVAGITHLDGDVRTFDFGSLAPIDLIVANAGVVDSTRHRPLTEDAVRRLIDINLVGVARTLTAPTTPSGRALIISSRSAVAPEAPGALYGATKAAALNYGLSAGSVRPTTVALVGITATNLFAAEADYQGRAVDPPRSTFGDPSEVARACLDAVEAGDPLVITDRDTLRDVSAFGFAFLTARLR
- a CDS encoding SDR family oxidoreductase, which codes for MAQTHTLQGMSALVTGGGSGIGLASARALVRDGASVTIMGRNAEKLAAAAASLREDVVDGAAVTEHSGDVGNEEDVRAAVAAACEPTGRLDMVVAAAGDGTLGPVIATSLDEWNRVLNVCLTGTFLTFKHAGAVMGRNGGGSLVAISSLASSITHPFMAPYSAAKAGIDMLVKTIADELGQVGVRANAVNPGIIETDLVSMITPDNSVGQSYLDAMPISRFGNVDDVAPLVRFLCGPESSFITGETITVDGGNHLRQGPNYYEFASALYGSAADGIVEP